The Sulfitobacter guttiformis genome contains a region encoding:
- a CDS encoding aldose 1-epimerase family protein: protein MTLTKLENDALSLAVAPLGAEMQYLRTAAGDDLLWHGDSVFWRGRAPILFPIVGRAVNDTVAAGYHTAPMPQHGFARNSTFTLEEHTDTMCIHILTDTAASRAVYPFEFALRVSHRLVGETLHASATVSNEGPEPMPFGFGFHPAFCWPLPHAGGAAHHVTLQGGGSPDTRALADGLLRPDAQKGPFVAGDLEVAEHLFAYGALVFPDGSDALRYGPKNGPSLSFKFQNLPDLALWRPVGAPFLCIEPWHGTASYVGDGPQIAQRPNALTLAPGARASFGYQVTYEA, encoded by the coding sequence ATGACACTGACGAAGCTCGAAAATGATGCGCTGAGCCTTGCCGTAGCCCCGCTGGGCGCAGAAATGCAATATCTACGCACGGCGGCGGGCGATGATCTACTTTGGCACGGCGACAGTGTTTTTTGGCGTGGGCGTGCACCGATACTTTTTCCAATTGTCGGGCGTGCGGTGAACGATACCGTAGCCGCAGGTTATCACACCGCGCCCATGCCGCAGCACGGCTTTGCGCGTAACAGCACCTTCACGCTGGAGGAACATACCGACACGATGTGCATTCACATCCTCACCGACACAGCCGCCAGCCGCGCCGTCTATCCGTTTGAGTTTGCGCTGCGTGTGAGCCATCGGCTGGTCGGTGAAACCCTGCATGCCAGCGCCACTGTCAGCAACGAGGGGCCTGAACCGATGCCTTTCGGTTTCGGCTTTCATCCAGCGTTTTGCTGGCCTCTGCCCCATGCAGGAGGCGCTGCGCATCATGTCACGCTGCAAGGTGGCGGCAGCCCTGATACCCGCGCTCTGGCGGATGGTTTGCTGCGTCCAGACGCACAGAAGGGTCCGTTTGTGGCAGGTGATCTGGAGGTGGCAGAGCATCTGTTTGCATACGGTGCATTGGTGTTTCCAGATGGATCCGATGCGCTGCGTTACGGCCCGAAAAACGGGCCTTCGCTGTCATTCAAATTTCAGAACCTGCCTGATCTGGCGCTCTGGCGGCCCGTCGGGGCACCGTTTCTATGCATTGAACCATGGCATGGCACCGCATCTTATGTCGGTGACGGCCCGCAGATTGCTCAGCGGCCAAATGCCCTGACCCTCGCACCGGGCGCGCGTGCGAGCTTTGGTTATCAGGTTACTTACGAGGCATGA
- the tgt gene encoding tRNA guanosine(34) transglycosylase Tgt: MTGFSYQINATDGQARTGVINTPRGEIRTPAFMPVGTAATVKAMMPSSVRETGADILLGNTYHLMLRPTAERIDRLGGLHKFMNWDRPILTDSGGFQVMSLANLRKLTERGVTFKSHIDGSKHEITPERSMEIQALLGSDIVMCFDECPALPADRDRIAQSMELSMRWAKRSREAFGDRPGHALFGIQQGGLEEDLRKVSAEALREIGFDGYAVGGLAVGEGQEAMFGCLDYAADQLPVEKPRYLMGVGKPDDIVGAVARGIDMMDCVLPSRSGRTGQVFTRQGVLNIKNARHADDPRPLDEGCGCPACSHYSRAYLHHVFRSQEMISSMLLTWHNLRYYQDIMAGMRETIAAGTFQKWQSDFHSTRAQGDIDPL, translated from the coding sequence ATGACCGGATTTTCATACCAGATCAACGCTACTGACGGGCAGGCCCGCACAGGCGTGATCAACACCCCGCGCGGCGAGATCCGCACCCCTGCGTTTATGCCGGTTGGCACCGCCGCCACGGTAAAAGCGATGATGCCTTCATCGGTCCGTGAAACCGGCGCAGACATTTTGCTGGGCAATACATATCATTTGATGCTGCGCCCTACGGCCGAACGGATCGACCGCCTTGGCGGCCTGCATAAATTCATGAACTGGGACCGGCCAATTTTGACGGATTCGGGCGGTTTTCAAGTCATGAGCCTTGCCAACCTGCGCAAGCTTACCGAGCGTGGCGTAACCTTCAAAAGTCATATCGACGGCTCCAAGCACGAAATCACGCCAGAGCGCTCTATGGAAATTCAGGCATTGCTGGGCTCTGACATCGTGATGTGTTTTGATGAATGTCCCGCACTGCCTGCGGACCGTGACCGCATTGCGCAAAGCATGGAGCTGTCGATGCGGTGGGCAAAACGCTCCCGTGAGGCATTCGGCGATCGTCCCGGTCACGCATTGTTTGGTATTCAACAGGGTGGGCTGGAGGAGGATCTACGAAAGGTCTCAGCCGAGGCGCTGCGCGAAATCGGATTTGACGGATATGCCGTGGGCGGTCTGGCCGTGGGCGAAGGGCAGGAGGCGATGTTCGGCTGTCTCGATTATGCTGCCGACCAGCTGCCAGTGGAAAAGCCGCGCTACCTCATGGGTGTAGGCAAACCCGACGATATTGTGGGCGCCGTGGCGCGCGGCATCGACATGATGGACTGTGTTTTGCCATCGCGGTCAGGGCGCACAGGGCAGGTGTTTACCCGCCAAGGTGTACTTAACATAAAGAACGCGCGCCACGCCGATGATCCGCGGCCCCTGGACGAAGGCTGCGGCTGTCCGGCGTGTTCGCATTATTCGCGTGCATACCTGCACCACGTCTTCCGCTCGCAGGAAATGATCAGCTCGATGCTGCTCACATGGCATAACCTGCGTTATTATCAGGATATTATGGCAGGCATGCGGGAAACAATCGCGGCGGGGACGTTCCAGAAATGGCAGTCCGATTTCCACAGCACCCGCGCACAGGGCGATATCGACCCCCTCTAG
- a CDS encoding SPFH domain-containing protein, whose protein sequence is MSIEELALNIIQSNLGWLLLALVLIVVVLKAVKIVPQSEQHVVERFGRLRAVLGPGINLIVPFFDKIAHQISILERQLPTASQDAITRDNVLVQVDTSVFYRIIEPEKTVYRIRDVDSAIATTVAGIVRAEIGMMDLDEVQANRSALIATIKNNVVESVENWGIEVTRAEILDVNLDAATRAAMMQQLNAERARRAQVTEAEGKKRAVELAADAELYASEQTAKARRVLADAEAYATQIVAVAINENGLEAAQYQIALKQVEALGVMSSGAGSNTIVVPSEALAAFGDAFKLLKGRS, encoded by the coding sequence TTGAGTATTGAAGAATTGGCCCTGAATATAATCCAGAGCAACCTCGGATGGCTTTTGCTGGCGCTTGTGCTGATCGTTGTTGTACTGAAGGCTGTTAAAATAGTGCCGCAATCAGAGCAGCATGTGGTAGAGCGTTTTGGTCGCCTGCGTGCCGTACTCGGACCTGGCATTAATCTGATCGTGCCGTTTTTCGACAAAATCGCTCATCAGATTTCCATTCTGGAGCGTCAACTGCCCACCGCCAGTCAGGATGCAATTACCCGGGACAACGTGCTGGTTCAGGTGGATACTTCCGTCTTCTACCGGATCATCGAGCCTGAAAAGACCGTCTACCGCATCCGCGATGTGGATTCAGCGATTGCCACAACCGTCGCGGGCATCGTGCGCGCCGAAATCGGGATGATGGACCTCGACGAGGTTCAGGCCAACCGCTCGGCCCTGATCGCGACCATCAAGAACAACGTGGTTGAATCGGTCGAGAACTGGGGGATCGAGGTAACACGCGCCGAAATCCTTGACGTCAATCTGGACGCTGCCACGCGGGCGGCCATGATGCAGCAGCTCAACGCCGAGCGTGCGCGCCGTGCGCAGGTCACCGAGGCGGAGGGCAAGAAGCGCGCCGTCGAACTGGCCGCCGACGCCGAACTTTATGCCTCCGAGCAGACCGCCAAAGCGCGCCGTGTACTGGCCGATGCCGAAGCTTATGCAACCCAGATCGTCGCAGTCGCCATTAACGAAAACGGGCTGGAGGCTGCGCAATACCAGATTGCCCTCAAGCAGGTCGAAGCTTTGGGCGTCATGAGCAGTGGGGCGGGCAGCAACACGATTGTTGTCCCCTCAGAAGCGCTCGCAGCCTTTGGGGATGCCTTCAAGCTGCTGAAAGGACGCAGCTGA
- a CDS encoding SUF system Fe-S cluster assembly protein yields the protein MTNSTPPLEGTPLIAPSSTDHPLYEQVVEACRSVYDPEIPVNIYELGLIYTIDINEENAVDIKMSLTAPGCPVAGEMPGWVADAVEPLAGVKHVNVELVWEPPWGMDMMSDEARLELGFM from the coding sequence ATGACTAATTCAACACCCCCTCTCGAAGGTACTCCGCTGATCGCGCCGTCCAGTACCGATCATCCGCTGTACGAGCAAGTGGTCGAGGCCTGTCGCTCCGTCTATGACCCGGAAATCCCTGTAAATATCTATGAGCTGGGATTGATTTACACCATTGATATTAACGAAGAGAATGCGGTTGATATCAAAATGTCGCTGACTGCACCGGGGTGCCCCGTCGCAGGCGAAATGCCGGGTTGGGTCGCTGATGCGGTTGAACCGCTGGCTGGCGTGAAGCACGTCAACGTCGAGCTGGTCTGGGAGCCACCGTGGGGCATGGACATGATGTCTGACGAGGCACGTCTAGAACTGGGCTTTATGTAA
- a CDS encoding glycerophosphodiester phosphodiesterase family protein: MSRKLSLFALALLPAAALADGHTTSLGLSYGPRPAALVDKLPEGALKDKLMSCSTQVPTQTAFSIGHRGAPLMFPEHTVQSNVAAARMGAGVLECDVTFTKDHELVCRHAQNDLHTTTNILVSDLASTCVTPFASAQGETAATAECRTSELTLEEFNTLTPKMDSADTAALTAEAYQGGVAPWRTQLYTDKATLMTHAESIELFKSLGAKFTPELKSASVEMPHDGFSQADYAQKLVDEYVAAGVPATDVFPQSFNVEDVYYWIDNAPEFGAQAVYLVEWTEGFDEQNAETWLQDFDALKERGVNYISASLNMLMTNQDGKIAASDYAKAAKAADITLIAWTLERSGPLASGGGWYFQSVGDIIKDDSDYLVALDVLAQDVGVAGVFSDWPATVTYYANCMGL, translated from the coding sequence ATGTCACGTAAATTATCGCTTTTTGCCCTTGCTCTACTGCCTGCTGCGGCGCTGGCCGATGGACACACGACTTCCCTTGGCCTGTCCTATGGACCGCGTCCTGCGGCCCTTGTAGACAAGCTTCCCGAGGGTGCGCTCAAAGATAAACTGATGTCGTGCAGCACCCAAGTGCCGACGCAGACTGCATTTTCCATCGGCCACCGCGGCGCGCCACTGATGTTCCCCGAACACACGGTGCAAAGTAATGTCGCCGCAGCGCGGATGGGCGCAGGCGTGCTGGAATGTGATGTGACATTTACCAAAGACCACGAATTGGTCTGCCGTCACGCGCAAAACGACCTGCACACGACGACAAACATCCTTGTGTCCGACCTCGCCAGCACATGCGTGACACCGTTTGCATCTGCGCAGGGCGAAACCGCCGCCACGGCAGAATGCCGCACGTCCGAGCTGACGCTGGAGGAGTTCAACACATTAACGCCCAAAATGGACAGCGCCGATACAGCGGCCCTGACCGCCGAGGCCTATCAGGGCGGCGTTGCCCCGTGGCGCACACAACTCTACACCGACAAAGCGACGCTGATGACACACGCGGAGTCGATCGAACTGTTCAAATCCCTTGGTGCGAAATTCACCCCCGAGCTGAAGAGTGCCTCGGTCGAAATGCCCCATGACGGGTTTTCGCAAGCCGATTATGCGCAAAAACTGGTGGATGAATATGTGGCTGCCGGTGTACCCGCGACAGATGTTTTTCCACAGTCCTTCAACGTCGAAGACGTCTATTACTGGATCGACAATGCGCCCGAATTTGGCGCGCAGGCTGTCTACCTTGTGGAATGGACAGAAGGCTTTGACGAGCAAAACGCCGAGACATGGTTGCAGGACTTCGACGCACTCAAAGAGCGCGGCGTGAATTATATCAGTGCCTCGCTCAATATGCTGATGACCAATCAGGACGGTAAGATCGCGGCGTCCGATTATGCCAAAGCAGCCAAAGCAGCAGACATCACGCTGATTGCCTGGACGCTCGAACGCTCCGGCCCTCTGGCATCGGGCGGCGGCTGGTACTTCCAATCGGTCGGCGACATTATCAAGGACGACAGCGATTATCTGGTCGCGCTTGATGTACTGGCGCAGGATGTGGGCGTGGCCGGCGTCTTCTCTGACTGGCCTGCGACAGTGACCTACTACGCCAACTGCATGGGCCTCTAG